The Saccharomyces mikatae IFO 1815 strain IFO1815 genome assembly, chromosome: 15 DNA window CCCGATATGAAGTGGGATGGAATCAACATTGATTCATTATACTTGGTAGCTATTGTATACAGGGACGATATCAAATCTTTGAGAGATTTGAATCCAAATCATAGAGAGTGGTTGATTAGactaaataaaaaaattaggACCATCATTCCCCAACACTACGACTATAACGTGAATCCGGACGAATTGAGAGTTTTCGTTCATTACCAACCATCATATTACCATTTTCACATTCATGTAGTAAATATAAGACACCCAGGTGTAGGTGAAGAGAGAGGCTCTGGGATGACAATACTGTTAGAAGATGTTATAGAAGCTCTAGGGTTTTTAGGTCCTGAAGGTTACATGAAGAAAACTCTCACGTATGTCATTGGTGAAAACCATGATTTATGGAAGAAGGgctttaaagaagaagttgaaaagcAACTGAAGCACGATGGCATCGCAACTAGTCCTGAAAAAGGATCTGGATTTAACTCCAATTTGGGTTAAAAGTGGAAACACAATAATACGGGGCactcttttttcatattctgaATATCAGGAAGGCGCAAACTTATATAAATGTATTCGTATACTTCTACAATGGATtttaaattctattataaGTGCAAATTGCTTATTCACATTGCAAATGTGGTTATATTTCTTATGCACATTCccttttttgtcttttagCGTACTCCTGGAAAGTTATTGTTACTTTAAAGACATGCGAAAAAATAGTATATAGCACCTACGTAATCTATGCTTATGAAAAGACAAACAGCTATTCATTTGGAGGCCAAACCACAAAAGGAAGTAATCGCAACATAATTACACTGTATTCAACGAAGCGATTTGGCTTATCATTTGGGGTACAAGGAGGTAGTTAGTATCGATTGGTTCCAAAATACACACAACGAGCATAGGATGTCCGTCCAAGATACCAAAGCCGTGGATTTTTCCATGGGTCACATGAAATCATCTTCTGTGTCTCTGGTAGTGGAGGCTACCTCTAACATGAACAGTGAAGACAAACTATCTAAAGTCCAGCTTTATGAGGATTTATGTCGTTACGAAGATACGCTAAAAAAGTTGGTGGAATCTGTAGATCGTTTTAAGCCAGATATAGACGTTGCTAGGGACTTGatcaaaattgatgaaagtCTGTTTAATAATGTTGACCTGTTGTCTGAATATGACAATATTGATCGTAATTTACGCAAGATTGACAAAGACTCCGAGGAATTAGATTCTAAAACCAAAAGAATACTAGAAATTATGAATGAATGTCATGATGAATTAGGGGCACTACCGATGCTAGAACAAGTAGagtttgaaaagaacaCAATTCTGCAACAACGATCCAAAATTAACTCCACGGCGTTATTGGATTATGCCACAAAATTGTCAAAATTTACCAGAATACCACCAACATTCGATAAAGGAAGTATTGGACCCAATAACTTTATATGGCCTGCAGAAGATGCTCTACGAAGAGGTATGCTTGCTATGGCATCATTACATAGTAAAGAGCTAACCAGAGTGCCTGGTGAAGAGGCGGAAGAGGCTGCAGAGACAGAAGAAGTACTTGTTTCCTCTCCATCTCAAAACGGACTGGACAACGAGCACAAGActgcaaaagaagaagtgcCAAGCACAGACTCATTTATATTCAATGGCACTGCCAACAAAAATAGCGAAGAAGTAGGTGATGCCAAAGATAAGGAGGAGGAAGGTAACAATGACGATGCCCTAGATCTTGATCTAGATTTATTCGATCCAGAGGACTTTTAGGTGTGGTAACGTAGGATAACCATTAAACATGACAATCATATCATTATGTATATTGTTCTCTctttagaaataaaaaaaaatcgtgGCAAAAACTCATGTATGTAAATGTGTATATAAAATTACATATATACTACAATATGTTAGAATataataagaacatatagAAGTAAGGTTAATAAAGGCACTTCTATAGGGACTTGAAAAGAAGGGAACGGTATTGTGAGAATTTTCACACATCTGCTGCATTGGTTTATCtattgttctttctttgaaatgGGTTTTGGCGAATATCCACTAAAACTCATTTTCCTCACCCGCTCACCTGATCCACTTGTAGCGTCCGAAAATTCCTGTTTGAACCTATCAAATGCTTTTGAAAGGTTTACCTCTTCTATTTCAAGACCGTTTTTATTCCTCCACTCTTTATAATCATTACAAAAATCTTCCCAGTCTTTTTTAGCATTGTCCCATTTTTCTAACTCAATGGGTGGGATACCCAAGttcatttcatcttcttcagcagTCTTTCCCTTTTCATGTTCCATCTTTGCcttcaaaatatcaccCAAGTTTGGAGAGCTTGCAGAAATATCattttctaatttcttttgttttctcatGAATATTTCTTTGGGCTGTTTCGATTTAAAGAATCCGGTAACTTGTTTAGCATATGGTCCTCTAAATAGGAAGAATGACAAAGCAACAATGATATGAACATAAAAGTAAACCGACCCCCAAACCATTAAAGATGGCTTTAAATCAAGGATAATGAATGGTTGCACCATATAACCAAATGCTAGTTTAATTGCATATATACcaataaaatcataaatTATTTTGGAAGGCAAAGGTGTGACACCATCTTCCCGTAAGAAAATAGGTCTGAAATTACGTCTGTAAATCTTACCACAAGTTTGGTACAACGCTCCTGTAGCAAAAGTCAGATAGTAACCTGGTCTGGTACCATGCCAAAATGCGGAAGTTAAGAAAGTAAACAAAGTCGAACGAAAACCAGGCTTCTTGCCCTTTTTAGTAACACGCAAATAGACAGAGTATTTTAACCACTTGTTGGTGTTCATGTTCCAAGCTTCTAACATTTCACGTGTATTTTGCGCGGTTTCTACAGTCCAGATGTCAATATTTCTAACTCGATCCCACCTGATCTTTTGTGTTTTTGGATCATAACCATTGTAGCCCAAACCACACAATATACAAGATGCCTCTGAGATAGTCCATGCAGCATAATACTTAAACCTGTGAATAAAGCCCAACAAGAATAAGTAATGAATTCTGAATATAAAAGATCTCTGTGGAAAGGCATTCCTGTCCAGAACATATTTAACAGGGAAGTGCTTCATCCCAATTGCGCTCAAAATCATCCAAGCAAGACCTTGAATCACTTTCCATGATGCAAGTTTACCATTATTTGGGATCTGTCTCCTTTTACCAGGGTGATACCTTCTCATAGGCTTTTTGCTTTCAGGCAAATCACGGAACATTTCACAATTCAACCAGCTGTCGAAATCGGCATAATCAAAACTTGGGCCAGTTAATAGCGTTGAGTAAAAAAAGGCATACGCAAGGAACTTTAATAAAGGTGGATGGCCTCTTACAGCACGAGATTTTTGATGTTCAgtcaaatctttgaaatcattCTCGCTAGTGCATGAACCATCATAGTAGGACCAAGCAAAGGAAGTCAGCTTCATGGCTAAAACCATTTGGGAACTTGTAATATCAACAGTAGTTTGAGTCTGCTCGTTGAGGAATTGGgcatatatatgatttATTGCCAAATGGCCCATGACAAATATGAAGTTCACATGTGGCATAAATTTGGAACGGTAGAACCTTGAGATTAAGTAAGTAAACATGGTACTAATCAACAAGGTTCTAAACCCACTTATTAGATTAAGAACTCCGAATAAGTAAAACAATGACAtagaaatgataaaataacATTTTAAATTTGTACGCTTCTCAGGGATTCTTTTCAGAATAGCATTCAGTGGGAAGGAACCTAACAAGCAAATTGCATATCGCAGAGTGAAACTATCAATACCATAGGTTGTAGTCACCTTTGTTAAAACAGCGTCCACAAAATTGTACATTGTTGGTAGTGGCTAGCAGCGATATAAAAATTACCACGATTAGTTTTATCGAATGCGTTGTCTTCTTGTTAGACCTGTGCCTGTATGGAGTATTTCAACTTTAAATATGTGAAAACGTGAACTCTTTTATTTAGATGATCATTATTTTCGACGGTTTGTGGTTTTGACGCGCAATTGGAGAGAACTCTATTGTTTTGTTGAACAATGAAGTAAAACAGCTCAACAGCAGAGCAAAAAAAGCTGAAAATATTTCCACTTTCAGCAAGCAGCTTTACTGATTAATTTCAGCAATGTGCTTTGGCATATTCAACATCTTAGCTTGAATGAAAATGCTGGCTAACTTATCTAATACAAGTTTTATATATGCAACTTAGTAAAATCAATTGCAAATTTGTAGAACATGCAGGACACGTTGAAacttctttattctttaCGACAACTGGAGATACCTTTCCTTGAGAAATTATGGTAAGCTCTATATGGGGGGAGCAGTTGCTCTTTATTTTCGCCTGCTACTTTTTCTGGTAGGGGATATGAGACTTGAAGAAGGAGGACGCGAAGGAGTCTTTTGGTCGGCCAAGATCACTGTTGGTCTGATCATTAAAGGAGCATAAACCTTTGTATTTAACTTAGGTTATACAAGAACGTAAAAAGGACTCATCACATATTTGCTAATTGTTGGTAACTTCAGTAGTAGAAAATTGCAATTCAAGAATGCTATCTAGAACAATTCGTTTACAGAGCGCCACCCTAAGAAGGTCGCAACTAACCATTACAAggtcattttcaataacttTCAACATGCAGAATGCCCAAAAAAGATCACCTACAGGTATTGTTTTGATGAACATGGGCGGCCCCTCcaaagttgaagaaacgtatgattttttatatCAATTGTTTGCTGATAATGACTTAATTCCTATCAGTGCTAAGTATCAAAAGACAATTGCTAAATATATTGCAAAGTTTCGTACTCCAAAGATAGAGAAGcaatataaagaaattggTGGGGGCTCTCCAATTCGTAAATGGTCGGAGTATCAAGCTTCTGAAGTTTGTAAAATCTTAGATGAAACCTGCCCAGAAACGGCACCTCATAAGCCTTATGTGGCATTCCGTTATGCGAAGCCGTTGACCGGTGAGACTTATAAGCAAATGCTAAAAGATGGTGTAAAGAAGGCAGTGGCCTTCTCTCAATATCCACATTTCTCCTATTCTACTACGGGGTCATCCATCAACGAATTATGGAGACAGATTAAGGAACTGGACTCCGAGAGATCTATATCATGGTCAGTTATTGATCGTTGGCCTACAAATGAAGGTTTGATTAAGGCCTTTTCCGAAAACATCAGCAAAAAACTGCAAGAGTTTCCCCAGCCGGTTAGAGACAAGGTCGTTCTATTGTTTTCTGCACATTCTCTGCCAATGGATGTTGTCAATACTGGTGATGCCTACCCTGCTGAGGTTGCTGCCACAGTTTACAGtatcatgaaaaatttaaagttCAAGAATCCTTATAGGTTGGT harbors:
- the ALE1 gene encoding lysophospholipid acyltransferase (similar to Saccharomyces cerevisiae ALE1 (YOR175C); ancestral locus Anc_6.66), with the translated sequence MYNFVDAVLTKVTTTYGIDSFTLRYAICLLGSFPLNAILKRIPEKRTNLKCYFIISMSLFYLFGVLNLISGFRTLLISTMFTYLISRFYRSKFMPHVNFIFVMGHLAINHIYAQFLNEQTQTTVDITSSQMVLAMKLTSFAWSYYDGSCTSENDFKDLTEHQKSRAVRGHPPLLKFLAYAFFYSTLLTGPSFDYADFDSWLNCEMFRDLPESKKPMRRYHPGKRRQIPNNGKLASWKVIQGLAWMILSAIGMKHFPVKYVLDRNAFPQRSFIFRIHYLFLLGFIHRFKYYAAWTISEASCILCGLGYNGYDPKTQKIRWDRVRNIDIWTVETAQNTREMLEAWNMNTNKWLKYSVYLRVTKKGKKPGFRSTLFTFLTSAFWHGTRPGYYLTFATGALYQTCGKIYRRNFRPIFLREDGVTPLPSKIIYDFIGIYAIKLAFGYMVQPFIILDLKPSLMVWGSVYFYVHIIVALSFFLFRGPYAKQVTGFFKSKQPKEIFMRKQKKLENDISASSPNLGDILKAKMEHEKGKTAEEDEMNLGIPPIELEKWDNAKKDWEDFCNDYKEWRNKNGLEIEEVNLSKAFDRFKQEFSDATSGSGERVRKMSFSGYSPKPISKKEQ
- the HEM15 gene encoding ferrochelatase HEM15 (similar to Saccharomyces cerevisiae HEM15 (YOR176W); ancestral locus Anc_6.67) — its product is MLSRTIRLQSATLRRSQLTITRSFSITFNMQNAQKRSPTGIVLMNMGGPSKVEETYDFLYQLFADNDLIPISAKYQKTIAKYIAKFRTPKIEKQYKEIGGGSPIRKWSEYQASEVCKILDETCPETAPHKPYVAFRYAKPLTGETYKQMLKDGVKKAVAFSQYPHFSYSTTGSSINELWRQIKELDSERSISWSVIDRWPTNEGLIKAFSENISKKLQEFPQPVRDKVVLLFSAHSLPMDVVNTGDAYPAEVAATVYSIMKNLKFKNPYRLVWQSQVGPKPWLGAQTADIAEFLGPKVDGLLFIPIAFTSDHIETLHEIDLGVIGESKYKDKFKRCESLNGNQTFIKGMADLVKNHLESHQLYSNQLPLDFTLGKSSDPVKDLSLVFGNHGST
- the MED4 gene encoding Med4p (similar to Saccharomyces cerevisiae MED4 (YOR174W); ancestral locus Anc_6.65), with amino-acid sequence MSVQDTKAVDFSMGHMKSSSVSLVVEATSNMNSEDKLSKVQLYEDLCRYEDTLKKLVESVDRFKPDIDVARDLIKIDESLFNNVDLLSEYDNIDRNLRKIDKDSEELDSKTKRILEIMNECHDELGALPMLEQVEFEKNTILQQRSKINSTALLDYATKLSKFTRIPPTFDKGSIGPNNFIWPAEDALRRGMLAMASLHSKELTRVPGEEAEEAAETEEVLVSSPSQNGLDNEHKTAKEEVPSTDSFIFNGTANKNSEEVGDAKDKEEEGNNDDALDLDLDLFDPEDF